The Rhodocytophaga rosea genome has a segment encoding these proteins:
- a CDS encoding glycoside hydrolase family 9 protein, translating into MNFCNLIFYFFLHLVLAFSVTGQDKAQAWIRINQLGYAPDAVKVAVYGTKMKGGGIKSFELVQANTSKVVLKKEAGKDFGAYGPFKSAFRLDFSQFKTPGTYYLRSGSTRSPEFSISEKVYQGKADFALRYMRQQRSGYNPFLKDSCHTHDGYTVYGPMPDGTHLDVAGGWHDATDYLQYATTSANATYHLLAAYRDFSPVFTDTHLANGLEGTNGRADVLDEATWGLEWLMKMHPREDWMFNQLADDRDHAGFRMPHKDTVDYGYGKGKGRPVYFITGEVQGLGKFKNRATGAASTAGKFASAFALGSQLYRSIDPALAQTLQTKSQSAYQYGLAKPGVAQTSSVKAPYFYEEDNWVDDMELGGAAIYQLTHDKSYFDKAVAYSSQEKITPWIVNDTARHYQWYPFHNFGHYELALKSDKETRDKLISYYKEGIEIVWQRAKNNAFYRGVPFIWCSNNLTTSFAIQCYLYRKLTGDQTYVQLEQACFDWLFGCNPWGTSMVYGLPAQGDTPVDPHSSFTVLHNYPLDGGLVDGPVYGKIYNRLLGLKLGSADEYAQFQSELVVYHDDYGDYSTNEPTMDGTASVIYLLAAKDHESREVTQGKK; encoded by the coding sequence ATGAACTTTTGTAACCTGATATTCTACTTTTTTCTGCACCTGGTATTGGCTTTTTCTGTAACCGGACAAGATAAAGCCCAGGCCTGGATCAGGATCAATCAGCTGGGGTATGCACCCGACGCAGTGAAAGTGGCCGTATATGGAACAAAAATGAAAGGCGGGGGTATTAAAAGTTTTGAGCTGGTACAGGCAAACACATCAAAGGTAGTATTGAAGAAGGAGGCAGGCAAGGACTTTGGAGCGTATGGTCCTTTTAAGAGTGCTTTCCGTTTAGATTTTAGCCAGTTTAAAACTCCAGGCACCTATTATCTGAGGTCAGGTTCCACCAGATCGCCAGAGTTTTCTATCAGTGAAAAGGTATATCAGGGTAAGGCAGATTTTGCCTTGCGGTATATGCGCCAGCAACGAAGCGGCTATAATCCTTTCCTGAAAGATTCCTGCCATACCCACGATGGCTATACCGTGTATGGCCCAATGCCCGATGGTACGCACCTGGATGTAGCCGGCGGCTGGCATGATGCAACGGACTATCTGCAATATGCAACGACTTCGGCCAATGCCACCTATCATCTGCTGGCAGCCTACCGCGATTTTTCTCCGGTTTTTACAGATACACACTTAGCAAACGGACTGGAAGGCACCAATGGACGGGCTGATGTGCTGGATGAAGCTACCTGGGGACTGGAATGGCTCATGAAAATGCATCCTAGAGAAGACTGGATGTTTAACCAGTTAGCCGACGACCGCGATCATGCCGGGTTCCGGATGCCTCATAAGGATACCGTAGATTATGGCTATGGAAAAGGGAAGGGAAGGCCGGTATATTTTATTACTGGAGAGGTGCAAGGCTTGGGAAAATTTAAAAATCGCGCAACTGGAGCTGCTTCCACTGCCGGAAAGTTTGCCAGTGCCTTTGCTTTGGGTTCGCAGTTGTATCGTTCCATTGATCCGGCCTTAGCCCAGACCTTACAGACCAAATCTCAGTCTGCTTATCAGTATGGACTCGCCAAACCTGGGGTAGCCCAGACATCCTCTGTAAAAGCGCCTTATTTTTATGAAGAAGATAACTGGGTAGATGATATGGAATTAGGAGGGGCCGCCATTTATCAGCTCACCCATGACAAATCGTATTTTGATAAGGCAGTTGCTTATAGCAGCCAGGAAAAGATCACTCCCTGGATTGTGAACGATACAGCAAGGCATTATCAGTGGTATCCATTCCATAACTTCGGCCATTATGAACTGGCTTTAAAAAGTGATAAGGAAACCAGAGATAAGCTTATAAGTTATTATAAAGAAGGGATTGAAATCGTATGGCAACGGGCAAAAAACAATGCTTTCTACCGAGGTGTTCCGTTTATCTGGTGCTCTAATAACCTCACTACCTCTTTTGCTATCCAATGTTATCTGTATAGAAAATTAACCGGCGATCAAACCTATGTTCAACTGGAACAGGCTTGTTTCGACTGGCTGTTTGGTTGTAATCCCTGGGGGACCAGTATGGTATACGGCTTGCCTGCTCAGGGCGATACACCGGTTGATCCGCATTCTTCTTTTACGGTTCTGCACAACTATCCCCTGGATGGCGGTTTGGTAGACGGACCGGTATATGGCAAAATTTATAACCGCTTACTGGGATTGAAACTTGGGAGTGCAGATGAATATGCCCAATTTCAATCGGAACTGGTGGTATACCATGATGATTACGGCGATTACAGCACCAATGAACCTACGATGGATGGCACCGCCTCAGTGATTTATCTACTGGCGGCTAAAGACCATGAGTCCAGGGAGGTGACCCAGGGAAAAAAGTAG
- a CDS encoding polysaccharide deacetylase family protein produces the protein MSRKEIALVFTGDEFADGGEVIRSTLRKQKVKSTFFLTGNFYQNPAFASLIKGLKKDGHYLGAHSDKHLLYADWSKRDSLLVTRKEFAQDLQDNYTRMEAFGIAKKEAPYFLPPYEWYNATISQWTKEAGLQLINFSPGTRSTADYTYPEMGDRYVSSERIYQSIMQKASTDAYGLNGFILLIHIGTDTRRTDKFYDRLDTLLTELKAKGYRFVQLAELLE, from the coding sequence GTGTCGAGAAAAGAAATAGCCCTGGTATTTACCGGCGATGAATTTGCAGATGGGGGAGAAGTGATACGGAGTACCTTGCGTAAGCAAAAAGTGAAAAGTACCTTTTTCTTAACCGGAAATTTTTATCAGAATCCTGCTTTTGCTTCATTAATAAAAGGATTGAAGAAAGACGGGCATTATCTGGGGGCTCATTCCGATAAACATTTGCTCTATGCCGACTGGTCAAAACGGGACAGTTTGCTGGTAACCAGAAAAGAATTTGCGCAAGACTTGCAGGATAATTATACACGGATGGAAGCGTTTGGCATAGCCAAAAAGGAGGCGCCCTACTTTCTTCCGCCCTATGAGTGGTATAATGCTACTATTTCTCAATGGACAAAAGAAGCAGGTTTGCAACTGATTAATTTCTCTCCGGGCACCCGTTCCACCGCAGATTATACTTATCCGGAAATGGGCGATCGCTATGTGTCATCTGAAAGGATTTATCAGTCAATTATGCAGAAAGCATCTACAGATGCTTATGGGTTAAATGGATTTATTTTACTCATCCATATCGGAACTGATACCAGAAGAACAGATAAATTCTATGACCGGTTAGATACATTGTTGACGGAGTTGAAAGCGAAAGGCTACCGGTTTGTCCAGCTTGCGGAGTTGCTGGAGTGA
- a CDS encoding ROK family protein: protein MPFLGIDLGGTKLAVALFSEAGEIVSKEIFPLENRKGTQVGQLITDQIQKYLDSDRTMIQSIGVSVPGISRSKSGTVWAPNIPGWEDYPLLQEIRQLTGSIPVQIESDRTCYILGEQWQGNAQSCTDAIYLSVGTGIGAGIMADGHVLHGAHDIAGAIGWMALRKPFQSKYTDCGCFEYYASGEGIARLTREILAQRTYYRGELRKETSENITAHQVFAAYLKRDTVAIQVINECIEYWGMAAANLISIFNPQKLIFGGGVFGPAVQFIPLIREEAAKWAQPVSMKQVSFEESVLGGNAGVVGAGFLALKNIHNPA from the coding sequence ATGCCCTTTTTAGGAATAGATTTAGGAGGAACCAAACTGGCGGTTGCCCTTTTTTCGGAAGCCGGCGAAATAGTATCAAAAGAAATATTTCCTCTGGAAAATAGAAAAGGCACGCAGGTTGGGCAATTGATCACGGATCAAATTCAAAAATACCTGGATTCAGATCGAACTATGATTCAATCTATTGGGGTGTCTGTTCCTGGTATTAGCCGGAGTAAATCAGGTACAGTATGGGCACCTAATATTCCAGGCTGGGAAGATTATCCCTTGTTGCAGGAAATCAGGCAACTCACCGGAAGTATTCCAGTACAGATAGAGAGTGACCGTACCTGTTATATTCTGGGCGAACAGTGGCAGGGAAATGCCCAAAGCTGTACAGATGCTATCTATTTATCTGTGGGAACAGGTATCGGGGCAGGTATTATGGCAGATGGCCATGTACTGCATGGGGCGCATGATATTGCCGGAGCAATCGGCTGGATGGCTTTGCGTAAACCTTTCCAGAGTAAATATACTGATTGTGGATGTTTCGAATATTATGCTTCCGGTGAAGGCATCGCCAGGTTAACCAGAGAGATTTTAGCACAACGGACGTATTACAGAGGCGAACTCAGGAAAGAAACTTCTGAAAATATTACAGCGCATCAGGTTTTTGCTGCCTATCTAAAGCGGGACACAGTAGCGATTCAGGTAATCAACGAATGTATCGAATACTGGGGAATGGCGGCCGCAAACCTGATCAGCATATTCAATCCGCAAAAACTCATTTTTGGAGGGGGTGTATTTGGCCCGGCTGTGCAGTTTATACCCTTGATCCGAGAGGAAGCCGCAAAGTGGGCACAACCAGTAAGTATGAAGCAGGTAAGTTTTGAAGAATCGGTTCTGGGGGGCAATGCAGGAGTAGTAGGCGCTGGTTTTCTGGCTTTAAAAAATATACATAACCCGGCATAG
- a CDS encoding MFS transporter codes for MKNTKTIFFAACLGMLLFGIGLITLGSVATGLQAKFSLDAIASGAMFSILPVGILAGSLLFGPFCDRFGYKYFLLLSCLCMFAGFQGIAYASSLGILKVCIFLFGFGGGSINGATNAVVSDISSANKGANLSLLGVFFAIGALGMPFILGTLGKQYSFEAILATVGYLTLLIGLFFVFTTFPEPKQKEGIPFLKGLQLLKDPLLILIGFFLFCQSSFEGIINNWTTTYLSNELSVFQSKALYALSLYVVGMAVMRILIGSVFRSFSSQTILFLSFALLLAGCVLLQVASSYYIAVSGLILIGAGLAAGFPVMLGFVGERYKTLSGTAFSLVLAMSLIGNMIVNYLMGVIAEAFGIAHLTSVVFTLLALMILLSLRILKKINFQHL; via the coding sequence ATGAAAAATACGAAAACCATATTTTTTGCGGCTTGCCTGGGTATGTTGCTTTTTGGCATTGGCTTAATTACACTAGGTTCGGTGGCTACCGGTCTTCAGGCAAAATTCAGCCTGGATGCTATTGCTTCAGGAGCCATGTTTTCGATTCTGCCGGTTGGAATTTTAGCCGGTTCGCTTCTGTTTGGGCCATTCTGCGACAGATTCGGCTATAAATATTTTCTGCTTTTGTCTTGCCTTTGCATGTTTGCCGGATTTCAGGGGATTGCCTATGCTTCTTCCTTAGGGATTTTAAAAGTATGCATATTTCTGTTCGGATTTGGCGGTGGTTCTATCAATGGAGCTACCAATGCGGTCGTTTCAGACATAAGTTCAGCCAACAAAGGAGCCAACCTGAGTTTACTGGGCGTATTCTTTGCAATTGGTGCGTTGGGAATGCCTTTTATTCTGGGTACGCTCGGAAAACAATATTCATTTGAGGCGATCTTAGCTACCGTAGGCTACCTGACACTGCTGATCGGCTTATTTTTTGTATTCACCACCTTTCCCGAACCCAAACAAAAAGAGGGTATTCCATTCTTAAAAGGGCTGCAATTATTAAAAGACCCCTTGTTAATTCTGATCGGCTTTTTTCTGTTTTGCCAGAGCAGCTTTGAGGGGATTATCAACAACTGGACCACCACCTATTTGTCCAATGAATTATCAGTATTTCAAAGCAAAGCCCTATATGCTTTATCCTTATATGTAGTAGGTATGGCAGTTATGCGGATTTTAATTGGAAGTGTGTTCAGGTCATTTTCTTCGCAAACTATTCTTTTTCTCTCATTTGCCTTACTACTGGCAGGTTGTGTATTGCTTCAGGTAGCCTCATCCTATTATATAGCGGTTTCTGGACTAATATTAATAGGAGCCGGATTAGCGGCCGGATTTCCTGTCATGCTGGGATTTGTGGGGGAGCGGTATAAAACCTTATCTGGCACCGCCTTTAGCTTAGTGCTGGCCATGTCGCTGATCGGAAACATGATCGTAAATTATCTAATGGGTGTGATTGCCGAAGCCTTTGGCATAGCGCATCTCACCAGTGTCGTGTTTACTTTGTTGGCGCTGATGATACTCTTATCCCTCCGTATTTTAAAGAAAATTAACTTTCAACACTTATAA
- a CDS encoding sugar isomerase domain-containing protein, whose amino-acid sequence MLAKQWLTNAREIMSRIEETQLDHIQKAAEVMADSIEAGRWVHTFGCGHATIPVEEMYPRIGGFVGFHPMVELPLTFFTRITGEMGVHQFVFLERVEGYGVEIMKGYTFDPQDTMWIFSHSGINNVNIDVALEAKKRGMKVIAYGSAAEAKGKQTRHSSGKTIFDIADLVVDTCAPIGDASVPLKNHQDKVGPVSTMAFVTCVWMTVTTVAEILAERGVKLYIHPSHNAPGDDTSRQRLDEALAEYKRRVAGV is encoded by the coding sequence ATGTTAGCAAAACAATGGCTTACGAATGCCCGGGAAATTATGTCCCGGATCGAAGAAACCCAACTGGATCATATTCAGAAAGCTGCCGAGGTAATGGCAGATAGTATTGAAGCAGGGCGATGGGTGCATACATTCGGATGCGGACATGCTACTATTCCAGTAGAAGAAATGTACCCCCGTATTGGTGGATTTGTGGGTTTTCATCCGATGGTTGAACTACCACTGACTTTTTTTACGCGGATCACCGGAGAAATGGGCGTGCATCAGTTTGTATTTCTGGAAAGGGTAGAAGGATATGGGGTAGAGATTATGAAGGGCTATACCTTCGATCCGCAGGATACGATGTGGATATTTTCCCATTCGGGTATCAATAATGTAAATATAGATGTGGCCTTAGAAGCAAAAAAACGCGGCATGAAAGTAATTGCCTATGGGTCGGCAGCCGAAGCTAAAGGTAAACAAACCCGACATTCCAGTGGAAAAACTATTTTCGATATAGCCGATCTAGTAGTGGATACCTGTGCACCTATTGGCGATGCATCCGTTCCGCTGAAAAATCACCAGGACAAAGTCGGTCCGGTGTCTACCATGGCTTTTGTTACCTGTGTATGGATGACAGTTACTACCGTCGCAGAAATCCTGGCTGAACGGGGGGTGAAACTATATATTCATCCCTCACACAATGCGCCTGGCGATGATACCTCCAGGCAACGCCTCGATGAAGCCCTGGCTGAATACAAACGGAGGGTAGCAGGCGTGTAA
- a CDS encoding PVC-type heme-binding CxxCH protein: protein MSIYIKNNFKLLLVILITAVSILCAFQLILSPPVLTLKKGSHIVLIGNNLGSRMMNYGHFETEMHLRYPEHSLFIRNMCDGGNTPGFRPHSGRVSPWAFPGAEKFQTELAQPSGSEGHFETEDQWLTKLKADVIIAFYGYSESFQGKEGLANYKAELDAFIKHTFKQKYNGTTPPQLALVSPIAFEDLSGKFDYPNGKKENENLALYAAAMKEVAAKNKVIFLDVFAPTKEWYNKTEEFLTIDGSQLTDAGYARFAPVLADGVFGKTKITETAEKNRALVKAAVLEKNWMWHNDFKIPNGVHVFGRRYDPFGPDNYPAELTKIREMTAIRDQSIWQALKGTKMDVAKADQSTSTLPPVQTNYNPEKNGSLEYLYGQDALNRLKAAPGYKIELFASEKEFTDVANPVQLSFDNKGRLWIATMPSYPHYKPGDAKPNDKLIILEDTNGDGKADKQTTFADSLHLPVGFELAPEGVYVSQGTNLVLLRDTNGDDKADTKEIIMSGFDDHDTHHAHSAYAADESGAIYMGEGVFLHTNVETSYGTVRATNGGFYRFNPQRRHLERTAQLSIPNPWGIAFDEWGQNFFAETSSPDVRWMMPGSVKSRYGVATHKSKQLIEDKHKVRPTSGLEFVYSRHFPDSIQGDLLINNTIGFLGMKEHVLEEDGTGYKSRHRQDVVVSDDRNFRPVDMEFAPDGSLYLIDWHNILIGHMQHNARDPLRDHVHGRIYRITYPGRPLVTPAKVAGASISELLDNLKLPEYRTRYRTRRELRGRNAGEVLPQITAWATKLDKNDPKYEHHLLEGLWVSWGLNKVDQTLLRQLLKAKDHRARAAAVRVLRYTGHQVNDQADLLMQAAKDPHGRVRLEAIVTASWLEKEKGLAILNEASKHPLDDWMVPPYETAVAHLNGKSVTEKKAETVSTELKGMERELFVKGKAIYAKEGFCITCHQENGDGLSASGFPPLQNTKWVTGNEDRLIKLVLKGLQGPIEVQGRKYAGQVPMTPFGGMLKDEEVAAVLTYVRNSFGNKAPAVTAEKVKAVRASVTDKNNFYTPQELLKEHPLEP from the coding sequence ATGTCAATCTATATAAAAAACAATTTTAAACTACTGCTTGTAATATTGATTACGGCAGTAAGTATTTTGTGTGCATTTCAACTCATACTATCACCGCCTGTATTGACACTCAAGAAGGGTTCACATATTGTCCTGATCGGCAATAACCTGGGTTCCAGAATGATGAATTATGGCCATTTTGAAACCGAGATGCACTTGCGCTATCCGGAACATTCGCTTTTTATCCGCAATATGTGCGATGGAGGCAATACGCCAGGTTTTCGTCCGCATTCCGGCAGAGTATCTCCCTGGGCTTTCCCCGGTGCTGAAAAATTCCAGACTGAACTGGCGCAACCCTCCGGAAGTGAAGGCCACTTTGAAACTGAAGACCAGTGGCTCACCAAACTCAAGGCCGATGTAATCATTGCTTTCTATGGCTATAGTGAATCTTTCCAGGGAAAAGAAGGACTTGCCAACTACAAAGCTGAACTGGATGCCTTTATCAAACATACCTTCAAACAAAAATACAATGGCACTACTCCGCCTCAGCTTGCGCTGGTTTCGCCCATTGCTTTTGAAGACCTGTCTGGTAAATTTGACTATCCCAACGGAAAGAAAGAGAACGAAAATCTGGCTTTGTATGCCGCTGCCATGAAAGAAGTGGCTGCTAAAAACAAAGTGATTTTTCTTGATGTATTTGCGCCTACGAAAGAGTGGTATAACAAGACCGAAGAATTTCTCACCATTGATGGTTCTCAACTGACTGATGCGGGCTATGCCAGATTTGCTCCTGTGCTAGCTGATGGCGTATTTGGCAAAACAAAAATTACAGAGACTGCTGAAAAAAACCGTGCCCTGGTGAAAGCGGCTGTGCTGGAAAAGAACTGGATGTGGCACAATGATTTCAAAATTCCCAATGGCGTACATGTATTTGGCCGCCGCTACGACCCTTTTGGGCCAGATAACTATCCTGCCGAGCTTACTAAAATCCGGGAAATGACCGCTATCCGGGATCAGTCCATCTGGCAGGCGTTGAAAGGTACGAAAATGGATGTCGCCAAAGCTGATCAATCTACTTCCACCCTGCCTCCTGTTCAAACCAATTACAATCCTGAGAAAAATGGCAGCCTGGAATATTTATATGGACAAGATGCCCTCAATAGGCTCAAAGCTGCTCCAGGTTACAAAATTGAGCTGTTTGCTTCCGAAAAAGAATTCACCGATGTAGCCAATCCGGTGCAGCTTTCCTTCGATAATAAAGGCCGCTTGTGGATTGCCACCATGCCTTCTTATCCGCATTATAAACCCGGTGATGCCAAACCCAATGATAAACTCATTATTCTGGAAGATACCAATGGCGATGGCAAAGCCGACAAACAGACTACCTTTGCCGATAGTTTGCACCTGCCGGTAGGCTTTGAATTAGCTCCTGAAGGTGTATATGTATCACAAGGCACTAATCTGGTACTCTTGCGGGATACCAACGGTGATGACAAGGCAGATACCAAAGAAATCATTATGAGCGGCTTTGATGACCATGATACCCACCATGCGCACAGTGCTTATGCTGCCGATGAATCCGGTGCTATATACATGGGTGAAGGTGTTTTTTTGCATACCAATGTGGAAACTTCGTATGGTACGGTACGGGCTACCAATGGAGGCTTTTACCGCTTCAATCCCCAGCGCCGCCACCTGGAACGTACGGCTCAACTCTCGATTCCTAATCCCTGGGGTATTGCCTTTGATGAATGGGGGCAAAACTTTTTTGCAGAAACCTCTTCTCCGGATGTCCGCTGGATGATGCCCGGCTCCGTAAAATCCAGGTACGGCGTAGCTACCCATAAATCCAAGCAGTTAATTGAAGATAAACATAAAGTCAGGCCGACATCGGGACTGGAATTTGTGTACAGCCGCCATTTTCCGGATAGTATACAAGGAGACTTGCTCATCAATAATACCATTGGCTTTCTGGGCATGAAAGAGCATGTGCTGGAGGAAGATGGAACCGGCTATAAAAGCCGCCACCGCCAGGATGTAGTGGTATCCGATGACCGGAATTTCCGTCCGGTGGATATGGAGTTTGCGCCTGATGGCTCTCTGTATCTGATCGACTGGCACAATATCCTGATCGGCCACATGCAGCATAATGCCCGCGATCCCCTCCGGGATCATGTACATGGCAGAATTTACCGCATTACCTATCCTGGGAGGCCACTGGTAACACCAGCTAAAGTAGCCGGAGCCAGCATTTCTGAACTGCTTGATAACCTGAAACTACCGGAATACCGTACCCGCTACCGCACCCGCAGAGAACTGAGAGGACGTAATGCAGGGGAAGTACTCCCTCAGATTACTGCCTGGGCCACAAAACTGGATAAGAATGATCCTAAATATGAACATCACCTGCTGGAAGGCTTATGGGTAAGCTGGGGGCTTAACAAAGTAGATCAAACCTTGCTCCGGCAGTTGCTGAAAGCCAAAGATCACCGCGCCAGAGCTGCGGCAGTGCGGGTGCTGCGTTATACTGGCCATCAGGTGAATGATCAGGCAGATCTGCTCATGCAAGCAGCAAAAGATCCGCACGGACGGGTACGACTGGAAGCCATTGTAACGGCTTCCTGGCTGGAGAAAGAAAAAGGCCTGGCTATTTTGAATGAGGCCAGTAAACATCCCTTAGACGACTGGATGGTACCTCCCTATGAAACGGCTGTGGCGCACCTGAATGGAAAATCAGTGACTGAGAAAAAGGCAGAAACCGTGAGCACAGAGTTAAAAGGAATGGAGCGGGAGTTATTTGTGAAGGGCAAAGCCATTTATGCCAAAGAAGGTTTTTGCATTACATGTCATCAGGAAAATGGGGATGGATTATCAGCTTCAGGTTTTCCTCCCCTACAGAATACCAAATGGGTAACCGGCAATGAAGACCGTTTGATCAAGCTTGTCCTGAAAGGTTTGCAAGGCCCTATCGAAGTACAGGGACGGAAGTATGCAGGACAAGTACCCATGACTCCTTTTGGTGGTATGCTCAAAGATGAGGAAGTAGCCGCTGTATTAACCTATGTCCGAAATTCTTTCGGAAATAAAGCACCTGCTGTAACTGCAGAAAAAGTAAAAGCAGTACGGGCATCTGTTACGGATAAAAACAATTTCTATACACCTCAGGAATTGCTGAAAGAACATCCCCTGGAACCATAA
- a CDS encoding ThuA domain-containing protein, which translates to MKIPFLPVCLCFILILALTGVTHAQNKNKKPLIVFVTGDHEYSGESTLPLLAAELEKNYNMHVKVLKAYPDQNAEENIPGLETLKEADLAVFYLRWRRLPAEQVQYIEEYLNSGKPVMGFRTSTHAFNYPEGHPLRKWNAFGEFALGSPPGWGGKAGHTHCGHDCSTDVSVIADAAKHPILKGVEPAFHVRSWLYKVLPDYPAKGSTWLLMGKAVNPNKAGFADNPVAWTWQTPAGGRVFATTMGHPEDFGVESFQRLVVNAIHWTLGKPVPKKWKGKMEINVPYRGM; encoded by the coding sequence ATGAAAATACCTTTTCTTCCCGTCTGCCTCTGTTTTATACTAATCCTTGCACTAACTGGAGTAACGCATGCTCAGAATAAGAATAAAAAGCCACTCATCGTATTTGTAACCGGCGACCATGAGTATAGTGGGGAATCAACATTGCCTTTGCTTGCAGCCGAACTGGAAAAGAACTATAACATGCATGTAAAAGTATTAAAAGCCTATCCCGACCAGAATGCAGAAGAAAATATTCCTGGCCTGGAAACCCTCAAAGAAGCTGATTTGGCTGTATTTTACCTTCGCTGGCGGCGGTTGCCGGCTGAGCAGGTTCAATACATAGAAGAATATCTAAACTCTGGGAAACCAGTGATGGGATTCCGGACCAGTACACATGCTTTTAATTATCCGGAAGGCCATCCGCTGAGAAAATGGAATGCCTTTGGGGAATTTGCTTTGGGCTCGCCTCCCGGCTGGGGTGGCAAAGCTGGTCATACCCACTGCGGCCATGATTGCAGTACTGATGTTTCGGTAATTGCTGATGCCGCTAAACATCCCATTTTGAAAGGGGTTGAGCCCGCTTTTCATGTGCGTTCATGGCTCTATAAAGTACTGCCCGATTACCCGGCAAAAGGATCAACCTGGTTATTGATGGGAAAAGCTGTGAATCCGAACAAGGCCGGCTTTGCAGATAATCCGGTAGCCTGGACCTGGCAAACGCCTGCTGGCGGACGGGTTTTTGCCACCACCATGGGTCATCCGGAAGATTTTGGAGTAGAGTCTTTCCAACGTTTAGTGGTAAATGCGATTCACTGGACTTTAGGCAAACCTGTTCCGAAAAAATGGAAGGGCAAAATGGAAATAAATGTGCCTTACCGGGGAATGTAA